Proteins found in one candidate division KSB1 bacterium genomic segment:
- a CDS encoding carboxymuconolactone decarboxylase family protein, producing MKLLVTTIMLLSLLASASAQSNQTGAAPSASAQDSQTIKITRRGSQPSRLGPAENFTGSVRIDPLFQANAPARAAGSLVTFEPGARSAWHSHPLGQILIVTAGTGRVQRWGDPVDEIRQGDVVWIPPGQKHWHGAAPNSSMAHIAISEALDGKTVEWMEKVSDTQYGAPVRVQAAAPAALARPDSGVSAQQPSRAQQLMGDLAPKLAELTDEVLFGDVWERPELSKRDRSLVTVAALIAMNRPDQLRSHLVRARENGVTQEELIETITHLAFYAGWPNAVTAVAVAREVFGKK from the coding sequence ATGAAACTGCTCGTCACGACCATCATGTTGCTTTCTTTGCTTGCCTCGGCGTCCGCCCAGTCCAATCAGACTGGTGCCGCCCCGTCTGCGTCGGCTCAGGATTCACAGACAATCAAAATCACTCGCAGAGGTTCGCAGCCCTCCCGGCTAGGACCGGCCGAGAATTTCACCGGCTCCGTGCGCATCGATCCCCTGTTCCAAGCGAACGCTCCGGCGCGCGCGGCCGGCTCTCTCGTCACATTCGAGCCGGGCGCACGCTCGGCGTGGCACAGCCACCCGCTGGGCCAAATCCTGATCGTGACCGCGGGCACTGGCCGCGTGCAGCGCTGGGGCGACCCCGTCGATGAGATCCGACAGGGAGACGTGGTCTGGATTCCGCCCGGTCAGAAGCACTGGCACGGGGCTGCGCCGAACAGTTCGATGGCGCACATTGCCATCTCCGAAGCGCTCGACGGCAAAACCGTCGAATGGATGGAGAAGGTCAGCGACACGCAGTACGGCGCGCCGGTCCGTGTGCAAGCAGCGGCACCTGCTGCGCTTGCACGCCCCGACTCAGGCGTCAGTGCGCAACAACCTTCGCGGGCGCAACAATTGATGGGCGACTTAGCGCCCAAACTCGCTGAGTTAACAGATGAGGTGCTCTTCGGCGACGTGTGGGAACGTCCGGAGCTGTCGAAGCGTGACCGCAGCTTGGTGACAGTGGCCGCGCTGATCGCGATGAATCGTCCAGACCAGCTTCGATCTCATCTCGTCAGAGCGCGTGAAAACGGTGTGACGCAGGAGGAGTTGATTGAGACCATCACTCACCTGGCGTTTTACGCGGGCTGGCCCAACGCGGTAACCGCCGTCGCGGTTGCCAGGGAAGTTTTCGGGAAGAAATGA
- a CDS encoding aldo/keto reductase, which yields MDKRKLGKSNLEVSALGLGCMGMSFGYGPPANKQEMISLIRTAVERGITFFDTAEVYGPFTNEELVGEALAPFRGQVVIATKFGFKLKPNGEPGWVGLDSRPEHIKQVAEASLKRLKVDAIDLFYQHRVDTNVPIEDVAGAVKDLIREGKVKHFGLSEAGAQTIRRAHAVQPVTAVQSEYSLWWRRPEEEVLPTLEELGIGFVPFSPLGKGFLTGKIDENTKFDSTDFRNIVPRFTPEARKANLALVDLLGKIAERKQATPAQIALAWLLAQKPWIVPIPGTTKLHRLEENIGAVAVELTPGDLREIKSATSKIKLHGARYPEHLEKLTGR from the coding sequence ATGGACAAACGCAAGCTTGGAAAAAGCAATCTGGAAGTCTCGGCTCTCGGCCTGGGCTGCATGGGAATGAGTTTTGGATACGGGCCGCCTGCAAACAAGCAGGAGATGATCTCACTGATTCGCACAGCCGTCGAACGCGGCATCACTTTCTTTGATACTGCTGAAGTTTATGGCCCGTTCACAAACGAAGAGCTCGTCGGCGAAGCGCTCGCTCCCTTCCGCGGGCAGGTCGTGATTGCCACCAAGTTCGGGTTCAAACTTAAGCCCAATGGAGAGCCAGGTTGGGTTGGCCTGGATAGCCGGCCAGAGCATATTAAGCAGGTTGCCGAGGCCTCACTCAAGCGGCTCAAGGTGGATGCCATCGACCTGTTCTATCAACATCGCGTGGACACGAATGTGCCCATCGAAGACGTGGCGGGAGCGGTGAAGGACCTGATTCGGGAAGGTAAGGTTAAGCACTTTGGTCTTTCGGAAGCAGGCGCGCAAACGATCCGTCGCGCACACGCCGTCCAGCCGGTCACCGCAGTTCAGAGCGAATACTCGCTATGGTGGAGACGCCCTGAAGAGGAAGTGCTGCCGACTCTCGAGGAACTCGGAATTGGCTTCGTTCCATTTAGCCCTCTGGGTAAGGGCTTCCTCACAGGCAAGATCGACGAGAATACGAAATTCGATAGCACCGATTTCCGCAATATCGTTCCCCGCTTTACGCCGGAGGCGCGGAAAGCGAATCTGGCTTTGGTTGATCTGCTCGGCAAGATCGCGGAACGAAAGCAGGCGACACCGGCTCAGATCGCGCTCGCCTGGCTGCTGGCGCAAAAGCCGTGGATTGTTCCCATCCCAGGAACCACGAAGCTGCATCGGCTGGAGGAGAACATCGGAGCAGTTGCTGTGGAGCTTACACCCGGCGATCTCCGTGAGATTAAGAGCGCCACATCAAAAATCAAGTTACACGGGGCGCGATACCCCGAACATCTGGAGAAGTTGACCGGTCGCTGA
- a CDS encoding AraC family transcriptional regulator — MDLKEKQQAKREARMAQANRDELVECIARAIREDGKIEPMKGLYLNRCSSTMESIHTVTEPSFCVIAQGSKEVFLGKERYLYDPYHYLLVTAELPLVGHVLEASKERPYLSLRLKLDPTLVASVMVEVGDGVFSHASHPSSQNSEKASLATHAEVRAINVSSLDAGLLDAVVRFVRLLDSPTEATFLAPLIMREIVYRLLRGEQGGRLRHIAALNGYTPHIVKAIERLRKDFDQPLRIDRIAREVGMSVSGFHHHFKAVTAMSPLQFQKRLRLQEARRLMLGEGLDASSVAYRVGYDDVSHFTREYKKLFGLPPMRDVERLREAAKISAGPVG, encoded by the coding sequence ATGGATTTAAAGGAAAAACAACAGGCAAAGCGCGAGGCACGGATGGCGCAAGCCAACCGAGACGAGTTGGTGGAGTGCATCGCGCGGGCTATTCGTGAAGACGGGAAGATTGAGCCGATGAAAGGCCTGTACCTCAACCGCTGCTCTTCGACGATGGAGTCAATCCACACCGTGACCGAGCCATCCTTCTGCGTAATTGCCCAGGGCAGCAAGGAAGTCTTTCTCGGCAAGGAGCGTTACCTGTACGACCCCTATCACTACCTCCTCGTCACCGCCGAGTTGCCTCTCGTAGGTCACGTTCTCGAAGCGTCGAAGGAGCGGCCGTACCTCAGCCTTCGCCTGAAACTCGATCCCACTCTCGTTGCCTCGGTCATGGTCGAGGTCGGAGATGGCGTCTTTAGCCACGCCAGCCATCCCTCCTCGCAAAACTCGGAGAAGGCGTCTTTAGCGACACATGCCGAGGTGAGGGCCATCAACGTCAGCTCGTTGGACGCCGGCTTGCTGGATGCGGTGGTGCGGTTTGTCAGGCTTCTGGACAGTCCTACCGAAGCTACTTTTCTCGCGCCGTTGATCATGCGGGAAATCGTCTACCGGCTCCTGAGAGGAGAGCAGGGTGGCCGCCTCCGTCACATTGCGGCTCTAAACGGCTACACCCCCCACATCGTCAAGGCCATCGAGCGGCTCCGTAAAGATTTTGACCAACCGCTTCGAATCGACAGGATTGCGCGTGAGGTTGGGATGAGCGTCTCGGGGTTCCACCATCATTTCAAAGCCGTCACCGCCATGAGTCCTTTGCAGTTCCAGAAGCGGCTGCGGCTCCAGGAAGCGCGCCGTCTCATGCTCGGTGAGGGCCTCGACGCGTCAAGTGTTGCCTATCGCGTGGGTTATGACGATGTCTCGCACTTCACTCGGGAGTACAAGAAGCTCTTCGGCTTGCCGCCGATGCGTGACGTGGAACGGCTGCGGGAAGCCGCCAAAATAAGCGCTGGCCCTGTTGGATAA
- a CDS encoding transposase domain-containing protein, whose translation MALGRKNYLFAGSHAGARRAALIYSLVATAKLHGVEPLAYLKDVLSRIADYPISRVAELLPQNWKPPSES comes from the coding sequence GTGGCGCTGGGGCGGAAGAATTATTTGTTTGCCGGTTCGCACGCGGGCGCCAGACGCGCGGCGTTGATTTATTCTTTGGTCGCCACTGCCAAGCTGCACGGCGTCGAGCCGTTGGCCTATCTCAAGGACGTGCTCAGCCGCATTGCTGATTATCCCATCTCGCGCGTCGCCGAGTTGTTGCCGCAGAACTGGAAACCGCCGTCTGAAAGTTAG
- a CDS encoding transposase: protein MESAIPQPTYDELLAENASLKAELAQLRRLIFGQKRERFVPAINAAPLEIGLPELPVASAPARKTECIEYTRTKPTRPAVPPSRKPLPARRDRHRTQRRHQRHEKNRRRHDRSVGVHAGQTVWQKRCAARCWPRLI from the coding sequence ATGGAATCGGCCATACCGCAACCCACCTATGACGAGCTGCTTGCTGAGAACGCCAGCTTGAAAGCCGAGCTGGCGCAACTGCGGCGTTTGATCTTCGGTCAAAAGCGCGAGCGCTTTGTGCCGGCGATCAATGCCGCGCCGTTGGAAATCGGCTTGCCCGAGCTTCCGGTCGCCAGTGCGCCGGCCCGGAAAACCGAGTGCATCGAATACACCCGCACCAAACCCACACGCCCAGCCGTGCCGCCGAGTCGCAAGCCGTTGCCCGCGCGAAGAGATCGTCATCGAACCCAGCGAAGACACCAGCGGCATGAAAAAAATCGGCGCCGACATGACCGAAGTGTTGGAGTACACGCTGGGCAAACTGTTTGGCAGAAGCGTTGCGCCGCGAGGTGTTGGCCGCGCCTTATTTGA
- a CDS encoding AAA family ATPase has protein sequence METYVPRFFIAPKQSFFLFGPRGTGKSTFLKQHYPNALWIDLLKPDVFRAYAGRPERLVELVHGNPEKKFIVIDEVQKVPDILSVVHSLIEEKKGRTFILTGSSARKLKRTGIDLLAGRVLLRTLHSFMLSELTAPPAFAEVLQFGLLPIVVASENPQDVLNAYVSLYVREEVQIEGLVRNIGNFSRFLEAASFSHAAALNISNIARECGVERKVVEAYIQILEDILLAFKLPVFTKRAQRALATHPKFYFFDAGVFQSLRPQGPLDRPEEIAGAALEGLVAQHLRAWNAYKGNPYEIFFWRSRGGLEVDFVLYGKEGIYAIEVKNTKSIRPADLRGLTEFRKDYPRSQTIFLYRGDDKLLINHVSCIPCEAFLKRLSPSLDLSAVFHIPRAQKP, from the coding sequence ATGGAAACTTATGTTCCAAGATTTTTTATCGCGCCGAAGCAAAGCTTTTTCCTGTTCGGGCCCAGAGGGACGGGAAAATCGACCTTTTTGAAGCAGCATTATCCCAACGCGCTCTGGATCGATTTGTTGAAACCGGATGTTTTCCGCGCATACGCCGGCCGGCCGGAACGCCTGGTCGAACTGGTGCATGGCAACCCGGAGAAAAAATTCATCGTCATCGATGAAGTCCAAAAAGTTCCGGATATTCTGAGCGTGGTTCATAGCCTGATCGAAGAAAAGAAAGGCCGAACTTTCATTCTGACCGGCTCCAGCGCGCGGAAATTAAAACGAACCGGCATCGATTTGTTGGCGGGGCGCGTCTTGCTGAGAACGCTCCATTCGTTCATGCTGTCGGAATTAACTGCGCCTCCCGCCTTTGCAGAGGTTTTGCAATTTGGCCTTCTGCCCATTGTCGTCGCTTCCGAGAATCCGCAGGACGTTCTCAATGCTTACGTCTCGCTTTACGTGCGCGAAGAAGTCCAAATCGAGGGACTGGTTCGCAATATTGGCAATTTTTCCCGTTTTTTGGAGGCGGCGAGCTTCTCTCACGCTGCGGCTTTGAATATCAGCAATATTGCCAGAGAATGCGGCGTCGAGCGCAAAGTCGTCGAAGCCTACATTCAAATTCTGGAGGACATTTTGTTGGCGTTCAAGCTGCCGGTTTTTACAAAACGGGCACAGCGCGCGCTGGCCACGCATCCGAAATTTTATTTTTTCGATGCCGGCGTTTTTCAAAGCTTGCGTCCGCAAGGCCCGCTCGACCGGCCGGAAGAAATTGCCGGCGCGGCGCTGGAAGGCCTGGTGGCGCAGCATCTGCGCGCGTGGAATGCTTACAAGGGCAATCCTTATGAAATCTTTTTTTGGCGCTCGCGTGGCGGACTCGAAGTCGATTTCGTTCTCTACGGCAAAGAGGGCATTTATGCCATCGAAGTGAAAAACACCAAAAGCATCCGACCGGCAGACCTTCGTGGCTTGACTGAGTTCCGCAAAGATTATCCGCGCAGCCAAACCATCTTTTTGTATCGCGGGGACGACAAGCTCTTGATCAACCACGTTTCGTGCATTCCGTGTGAGGCGTTTTTGAAAAGGCTGTCGCCCAGCCTCGATCTTTCTGCCGTTTTTCACATCCCTCGTGCTCAAAAGCCTTGA
- a CDS encoding ABC transporter permease — protein sequence MLKNYLKIALRNLLRHRLFTTINVVGLTLGAACCALIGLYLQHELSYDRFHRHPENVFRVLVESTGEEGKSLNSITPRFLSTTLAETFPEIESATQFRLMNKTIEYQNKEYPEARVVFSDPAFFEVFTFPSIQGDLAKALAEPNTVVLTKSFARKIFGEENPVGKSLLVRLNFRTTPQAEVKVAALMEDVPKNAHFKFDAALPFSLFAPATGTISWNWFEMKTYVRLKPQIDRQSVEQKLPELVKSTGGDQSKQKLVLQPLTDIHLAAAIPFDDVEQTNARDLYVFAGIALLVLVIACINYMVLVTARYTQRLKEVGVRKIIGATAAKLILQFLIETALIAALALPLALGIVEMAHRSFGGLLGKELQINYWNNQIFLWGNFFVLIFFTIVAGFYPALFFSKINAVAMLKGQGAGVRASTRLRKTLVIMQFGVTIALLVCVGTMYEQLQYTRTKELGYRHDNLLVIKTAGLEKQAGVLKQAALSHSAISAATLSSWLPGYLTAETIMSHPHGEGTITVEFVEADCDLLKTFQIQLLEGRDFNCSSPNDTLNAYRSGKIDFSLLPRMSILLNEKAVQELGLESPVGKELDYSALQGTVIGVVKDMHNRSLHHPIKPMVIQYSDYAEQLVVAYQPRQEAEVLAHLKAAWEKLTTKSEFAYLFLNDHLRQLYTAEEKLMQMTTWFAALAIALSGLGLFGMAVFSIERRTKEIGIRKVLGASVSGVVTLLSKDFVKLVLIANVIAWPVAWYAMNKWLQDFTYRIEIGWWMFALAGGLALFIALLTVSTQAIKAALANPVEALRYE from the coding sequence ATGCTCAAAAACTACTTAAAAATCGCGCTGCGCAATCTCCTGCGGCACCGGCTGTTCACCACGATCAACGTTGTTGGCTTGACGCTGGGAGCGGCTTGTTGCGCGCTCATCGGTTTGTACCTCCAGCACGAGCTGAGTTACGATCGCTTCCATCGTCACCCTGAAAATGTTTTTCGGGTGCTGGTGGAAAGCACCGGCGAAGAGGGGAAATCTTTGAATTCGATCACGCCGCGCTTTCTCTCAACCACGCTGGCCGAAACGTTTCCGGAGATCGAGAGCGCGACTCAGTTTCGTTTGATGAACAAAACCATCGAGTATCAAAACAAAGAATATCCGGAAGCGCGCGTTGTATTTTCCGATCCGGCCTTCTTTGAAGTTTTCACTTTTCCCTCCATTCAAGGCGATTTAGCGAAGGCGCTGGCCGAGCCGAATACTGTGGTGCTGACAAAATCCTTCGCCCGCAAAATTTTTGGGGAAGAAAATCCGGTGGGCAAATCTCTATTGGTGCGGCTCAATTTCAGGACAACGCCCCAAGCCGAAGTCAAAGTCGCCGCGCTCATGGAAGATGTGCCGAAGAATGCCCATTTCAAATTCGACGCCGCGCTGCCGTTTAGCCTGTTTGCACCGGCCACTGGCACAATTTCCTGGAATTGGTTCGAGATGAAAACTTACGTTCGTCTCAAGCCGCAAATTGACCGGCAAAGCGTTGAACAGAAACTTCCGGAGTTAGTGAAAAGCACGGGCGGCGATCAGAGCAAACAAAAGCTCGTGCTGCAGCCACTCACGGACATTCATCTTGCCGCCGCCATTCCGTTTGATGATGTCGAACAGACCAACGCGCGAGATCTTTACGTCTTTGCCGGTATCGCGCTGCTGGTGCTGGTGATCGCGTGCATCAATTACATGGTGCTGGTAACGGCGCGCTACACGCAACGGTTGAAAGAAGTCGGCGTCCGCAAAATTATCGGCGCGACCGCGGCCAAACTGATTCTGCAATTTTTAATCGAAACCGCGCTGATCGCGGCGCTCGCGTTGCCGTTGGCCCTGGGAATCGTGGAAATGGCGCACCGGTCTTTTGGCGGGCTGCTCGGAAAAGAATTGCAGATCAATTATTGGAACAATCAAATCTTTTTGTGGGGAAATTTCTTCGTGCTGATTTTTTTTACCATCGTGGCGGGATTTTATCCAGCGCTCTTTTTCTCAAAAATCAACGCGGTCGCGATGTTGAAAGGGCAGGGCGCCGGCGTGCGGGCTTCGACGCGGCTGCGCAAAACTCTGGTCATCATGCAATTCGGCGTCACCATCGCCTTGTTGGTTTGCGTTGGAACGATGTACGAGCAACTGCAATACACGCGCACGAAAGAGCTGGGCTATCGGCACGACAATCTGTTGGTGATCAAAACCGCCGGCTTGGAAAAGCAGGCGGGTGTTTTGAAACAAGCGGCGCTTTCACATTCCGCGATCAGCGCCGCCACGCTCTCCAGTTGGCTGCCAGGTTATCTTACCGCTGAGACGATCATGTCCCATCCTCACGGCGAGGGAACAATTACGGTCGAGTTCGTCGAGGCCGATTGTGATTTGCTCAAAACATTTCAAATTCAGCTTCTCGAAGGCCGCGATTTCAATTGCAGCAGCCCCAACGATACGCTGAACGCTTATCGAAGCGGTAAAATTGATTTCAGCCTGCTGCCGCGCATGTCCATTTTGCTCAATGAAAAAGCGGTGCAAGAGCTTGGCCTCGAATCTCCAGTCGGCAAGGAACTGGATTATTCGGCGCTGCAAGGGACGGTTATTGGCGTCGTCAAAGACATGCACAACCGCTCGTTGCACCATCCGATCAAACCCATGGTGATTCAATACTCCGATTACGCGGAACAGCTCGTCGTCGCTTATCAGCCTAGGCAAGAAGCGGAAGTGCTGGCGCATTTAAAAGCGGCGTGGGAAAAGCTCACGACGAAAAGCGAGTTCGCTTATCTTTTTCTCAACGATCACCTCCGCCAGCTTTACACCGCCGAAGAAAAACTCATGCAGATGACGACGTGGTTCGCCGCGCTGGCAATTGCGCTTTCCGGTCTCGGCTTGTTCGGCATGGCCGTGTTCAGCATCGAGCGGCGCACGAAAGAAATCGGCATTCGCAAAGTGCTCGGTGCTTCGGTGAGCGGCGTGGTCACGCTGCTGTCCAAAGATTTTGTCAAACTTGTGCTCATCGCCAACGTGATCGCGTGGCCGGTGGCGTGGTATGCGATGAACAAATGGCTGCAAGATTTTACCTATCGCATCGAGATCGGCTGGTGGATGTTCGCGCTCGCCGGCGGGTTGGCGCTGTTCATCGCGCTGCTCACGGTAAGCACGCAAGCGATCAAAGCCGCACTGGCGAATCCGGTGGAGGCGCTGCGGTATGAATAA
- a CDS encoding AAA family ATPase, which yields MQRDIYQKLLAWKSSRRRKPLVLKGARQVGKTYLFKKFGAQEYSRVAYLNFEEEPLLDDFFKSNLAPEKIIRNLSLYVKHDIKPEEDLIIFDEIQASNNALNSLKYFNEKANQYHIAAAGSLLGIKLTKPKSFPVGKVNFLNMYPLTFLEFLDAVNRSELRQLIESTSDFTPYPEPFHRELTDLLRTYYYVGGMPEAVHFFAETNDLSGVREIQKEILNSYILDFAKHAPPPDIPKLSLIWESIPVQLGKENKKFIFSALKKSARAREYENALQWLQDTGLILRVNLVKAGTMPLSAYAEKSIFKIYVLDVGLLGALAKTPPDILARDEQLFTEYKGAFVENYVAQQLTAHKEAELYYWKSDGLAEIDFICEEGHHVFPLEAKAGVNPRSKSLLFYNEKYHPPVLSRATLLNLKHDGNIINYPLYAISLFPGLFLSSANRH from the coding sequence ATGCAAAGGGACATCTATCAAAAACTTTTGGCCTGGAAATCTTCCCGGCGCAGAAAGCCGCTGGTGCTCAAAGGCGCGCGCCAAGTCGGCAAAACCTATCTTTTTAAAAAATTTGGCGCTCAAGAGTATTCACGCGTTGCCTACCTGAATTTTGAAGAAGAGCCTTTGCTTGACGATTTCTTCAAATCCAATCTGGCGCCTGAGAAAATCATTCGCAATCTGTCTTTATATGTCAAGCATGACATCAAGCCTGAAGAAGACTTGATTATTTTTGACGAAATTCAGGCCTCCAATAATGCGCTGAACTCTTTGAAATATTTCAATGAGAAAGCGAATCAGTACCATATTGCGGCCGCCGGCTCTTTATTGGGCATCAAACTGACCAAACCCAAATCTTTTCCGGTTGGCAAAGTCAATTTTCTGAACATGTATCCTCTAACGTTTCTCGAATTTCTGGACGCGGTCAATCGCAGCGAGCTGCGACAATTGATTGAAAGCACCTCAGATTTTACACCCTATCCGGAGCCATTTCACCGCGAGCTGACGGATTTGCTGCGCACTTATTATTATGTTGGCGGCATGCCGGAAGCCGTTCACTTCTTTGCGGAGACGAACGATCTTTCGGGAGTTCGAGAAATTCAAAAAGAGATTCTGAATTCCTACATTCTTGATTTCGCCAAACACGCGCCGCCGCCAGACATACCGAAACTCAGCCTGATCTGGGAATCAATCCCCGTGCAACTGGGAAAAGAAAACAAAAAATTCATTTTTTCGGCGCTCAAAAAATCGGCGCGGGCGCGTGAATATGAAAATGCCCTGCAATGGCTGCAGGATACCGGGCTCATTCTCCGCGTTAATCTCGTGAAAGCGGGAACGATGCCGCTCAGCGCTTATGCAGAAAAGAGCATTTTCAAAATCTACGTCCTGGACGTCGGATTGCTGGGGGCGCTTGCCAAGACACCTCCGGATATTCTTGCCCGTGATGAACAGCTTTTTACCGAATACAAAGGCGCATTTGTCGAAAACTACGTTGCACAACAACTCACGGCGCATAAAGAGGCGGAGCTGTATTATTGGAAAAGCGACGGCCTGGCGGAAATCGATTTTATTTGCGAAGAAGGCCATCACGTCTTTCCACTCGAAGCCAAAGCCGGGGTTAATCCTCGCAGCAAAAGCCTTTTATTCTATAACGAGAAATATCATCCTCCGGTATTATCCCGGGCGACGTTGCTGAATTTAAAACATGATGGGAATATCATCAATTACCCGCTCTACGCCATTTCATTATTTCCCGGGCTGTTTCTTTCTTCCGCCAATCGGCATTGA
- a CDS encoding ABC transporter permease, protein MLKNYLITTLRKLGRQKNYTAINVLGLALGMACCLFIFLIIQYELRFDRFHSKRDRIYRLVTEEKINDIVSETMGSPIPMAAALRQDFPNLEKVTVAFGLSGGLFAVTQDDGTVQRFQENDRVAFVEPEFFEIFDFPWLAGDPKSLAEPNGVALTEEFAQKFFDSADPLGRTIRMDNQIDLKVVGVVKNFPLHTDFPFSVLVSWKTLPQTGSDVEAWGNLSSNVNTFVVLPPDFSAREFESRLVDFKEKYHPQTRDANKRVHKVQPLSEVHYDGRYGNYGQRTTSKTTLWALGLIGVFLLITACINFVNMATAQAINRAKEVGVRKVLGAFRSQLITQYLGETFVITLLGAALAVVLAELLLPTLNQLLRLQISFNLFTDLSVFSFLAALIAAVSLLAGLYPAFVLSRFMPALALKSKVNTSAGGGLFLRRGLVVFQFIISQMLIIGTLIVTTQMDYFRNKEMGFDKQAIVTVPLPANDAARLQTLRAQLLQNSHIRNATFSYSSAASGNSWDTNLRHTLNGAEETFASDLKFADVNYISTYGLKLVAGRSYVESDTVSELVVNETFARKLGYAPHDLVGKMFKLGRRPYMPIVGVVQDFHTRPLQEEIRPCLLAAHRRAYYEASIKIEAPNMKEALGHIEKIWSATFPEFVYSYEFLDERLAGFYKEEQKMSQLFRAFAGIAIFIGCIGLLGLISFVAAQRTKEIGVRKVLGASVADILGLIAKEFALLIAVAFAVAAPVAYLVMNNWLENFAYRIEVGLGVFAATIAVTLLIAGVTIGYRALKAALANPVEALRYE, encoded by the coding sequence ATGCTCAAAAACTATCTCATCACGACGCTCAGAAAACTGGGCCGCCAAAAAAATTACACCGCGATCAACGTGCTCGGCCTCGCGCTGGGCATGGCGTGCTGCCTCTTCATTTTTTTGATCATCCAATACGAGCTGCGCTTCGACCGCTTCCACAGCAAGCGCGACCGCATTTATCGCCTCGTGACCGAAGAAAAGATCAACGACATCGTCAGCGAGACGATGGGCTCACCGATTCCGATGGCCGCGGCCTTGCGCCAGGATTTTCCCAATCTGGAAAAAGTCACCGTTGCCTTCGGCCTTTCTGGCGGCCTTTTCGCCGTCACGCAGGATGACGGCACGGTGCAACGTTTTCAAGAAAATGATCGGGTGGCCTTTGTCGAGCCGGAGTTTTTTGAGATTTTCGATTTTCCCTGGCTTGCCGGCGATCCGAAAAGCCTGGCCGAGCCGAACGGCGTTGCGCTCACCGAAGAGTTTGCGCAAAAATTTTTTGACAGCGCCGATCCGCTGGGCCGGACGATCCGGATGGATAATCAAATCGATTTGAAGGTGGTCGGCGTCGTCAAAAATTTTCCGCTTCACACCGATTTTCCTTTCTCCGTGCTCGTCTCGTGGAAAACGTTGCCGCAAACCGGCTCGGACGTGGAAGCGTGGGGCAATCTAAGCTCGAATGTCAACACCTTCGTGGTTTTGCCGCCCGATTTTTCGGCGCGGGAATTTGAAAGCCGGCTCGTCGATTTCAAGGAAAAATATCATCCGCAGACGAGAGACGCCAACAAGCGCGTTCACAAAGTGCAGCCGTTGAGCGAAGTGCATTACGACGGCCGCTACGGCAATTACGGTCAGCGCACGACTTCCAAGACCACGCTGTGGGCGCTCGGGCTGATCGGCGTTTTTCTGCTCATTACCGCGTGCATCAACTTCGTCAACATGGCCACGGCGCAGGCGATCAATCGCGCCAAGGAAGTGGGCGTGCGCAAAGTGCTCGGCGCCTTTCGCTCGCAGCTCATTACGCAATATCTCGGCGAAACCTTCGTCATCACCCTGCTCGGCGCGGCGCTGGCCGTCGTGCTTGCCGAGCTGCTCTTGCCCACGTTGAATCAATTGTTGCGACTCCAAATCAGCTTCAATCTTTTTACTGATCTATCAGTTTTTTCTTTCCTGGCCGCGTTGATTGCTGCCGTTAGTTTGCTCGCCGGACTTTATCCGGCCTTCGTGCTGTCCCGCTTCATGCCGGCGCTGGCGCTCAAGAGCAAAGTCAACACCTCGGCCGGCGGCGGTTTGTTTTTGCGCCGCGGCCTGGTGGTGTTTCAATTCATCATCTCGCAAATGCTGATCATCGGCACGCTCATCGTCACCACACAAATGGATTATTTTCGCAACAAAGAAATGGGTTTTGACAAGCAGGCCATCGTCACCGTGCCGTTGCCGGCGAATGACGCGGCCAGGCTGCAAACGCTGCGCGCGCAATTGCTGCAGAACAGCCATATTCGCAACGCCACGTTCAGTTATTCCAGCGCCGCTTCCGGCAATTCTTGGGATACCAATTTGCGCCACACGCTGAACGGGGCGGAAGAAACTTTTGCCTCGGATCTGAAATTTGCCGATGTGAATTACATTTCGACTTATGGCTTGAAGCTGGTGGCAGGCCGCAGTTATGTGGAGAGTGACACGGTTTCGGAATTGGTGGTGAATGAAACGTTTGCAAGAAAGCTCGGCTATGCGCCGCACGATCTTGTCGGCAAGATGTTCAAGCTTGGGCGGCGGCCGTATATGCCGATTGTCGGTGTGGTGCAGGATTTTCATACACGGCCGCTGCAAGAGGAAATCCGGCCCTGCCTGCTGGCCGCGCATCGCCGCGCTTATTATGAAGCCAGCATTAAAATCGAGGCGCCGAACATGAAAGAGGCTTTGGGCCATATCGAAAAGATTTGGAGCGCGACCTTTCCGGAGTTTGTTTACAGTTACGAGTTTTTGGATGAGCGCCTCGCCGGCTTTTATAAAGAAGAGCAAAAAATGTCGCAATTGTTTCGCGCTTTCGCGGGGATTGCGATTTTCATCGGCTGTATTGGCCTGCTCGGTTTGATCTCGTTCGTCGCGGCGCAGCGCACCAAAGAGATCGGCGTGCGCAAAGTGCTCGGCGCCAGCGTCGCCGATATTCTCGGCTTGATCGCAAAAGAATTTGCCCTGCTCATTGCGGTTGCCTTCGCCGTCGCCGCGCCGGTGGCTTATTTGGTGATGAATAACTGGCTGGAGAATTTCGCGTATCGCATCGAAGTCGGTCTCGGCGTCTTCGCGGCAACCATCGCCGTCACGCTCCTCATCGCCGGCGTAACGATCGGCTACCGCGCGTTGAAGGCGGCGTTGGCGAATCCGGTGGAGGCATTGCGATATGAGTGA